A stretch of DNA from Manihot esculenta cultivar AM560-2 chromosome 7, M.esculenta_v8, whole genome shotgun sequence:
gagattaatatttttatttagttattaataTGCTATTTTTGTAAACTCTATTTTTAAATAAGTggcttaattttattattatttgtgtGTTTACGATTAGAGTGagtagtattcggtttaaatcgtaaaaaaatgatttaattgaattaattttgtaatttggttcgatttttattttaaaaaattttaattatttcaaatcgattttgataaaaaaactcaataaaatcgaatcgaacagaTTAATgagaaataatatattatttttaataatacaggGCGATTAGATGTTAACggggttaaaatattttaattaaattttataatattaaaagtaagatgtaaaaattaaaaaatttatcagatcaaatcaaatcgaatcaaattaaattaaatcaaatcagaccgatttaattcaaattgatttttatacaaaatcaatccaatttaattttttacaaatattaaaattttaattttctatttattacaatgactattttttataataatattacttGAGATTATAAGACtaataaaaactataaatatatgggaatagaaacaagaaaaacttactatatagaaattttagaattaaaatacaatttcttaattttaaatttttttataaatctatAATTTATTTACGTACATATTTGAAccatttatatattttcatatataaatttatcagtagaccttataatatttatagttcTTCTACATACATACTcaatgaagaaaataaaatttacaggTCACATTCGTAGTTGTAgcttataatttttcaaaaatgatTGAGGGTTGTTGCGGTTCAAATAAGAATAAATGGCCAACTCATCGTATGGACCGCCAAGTACGACATTTTATTGATAACGACAATAAATTctgtaaattaaaactttcgATGTAAATTTTTCGATGTGGTTTCTTTGTGATCCCCTTGTGACTCGATACTCTCGCTTTTTCCTCTTCCTTAAACCTAATTTTTTCTTTCCCATTTCCTATGAAAAATGAtatgcgtcaattgactatcgatgaagaataagatattgttgtctctattaagagctccagagatattccgattgtcacttatgatttctgtatggtgtggatatttctcacatacaatccaattaattttcagaatatacaAATCTTTTGACAGATTTATTTTATGACATCTTTTAGAGTGGGTATCTAGTATAGAATTAGAGCAAAAAGATATCTGTTTCGGTTACAGGTTGTTACAGGCTTTCTTTCCTCTCAACAGGATGCCTCTAACAACACCCCTGCGAATGTTAATTTAACAGGTAACAGTGAAATGGCTCATTCCGTTAAAGGTCGGGATAGCCGAAAACAATGATCATCCTGTATTGGAACTGCCGAGGACTCGGCAAATCTCAGACAGTTAATGCATTTAAGGATTTGGTTACTAATTACAAGccggatattttatttttgatggaaacaaaatctcttagttctcgtatagaattttttcataattttttatattttgattattgcttctcagtcaataaaTAAGGATTGGAAGGAGGcatttcgttaatgtggaagagtcatgtaTCTGTTTCTCTGGTtggtttttttttcaaattttattgattcgattgTTTCAGAAgataatgttcaatggaggtttactagttattatgaatTTTCGGAATCGCAATGACGACGTCAGTCTTAAAATCTTATTCGACCTTTATATCGTAGAATCTCtctttctttgaaagattttatttgatgaaattttattaataaaattaataattttgcttaaaaaaaggaaaaaattctGCGAACTATACTACGATGTTTCCTCCAAAGGAATCTGCACCCACCTCATCCATGGGACCAATattccctctttctttttctttttcttttttttttttcttttttcaatagTCAACTCTCTAAgtctatatataaatatataaaaaattatttatatatattaattatggtATCATTCGTATGTTTAGGataattagatttaaaataataaaaactcaaTTAAATTCAGATAAATTGATTATGGTTCATTGTCATTgcagtgtgtatatatatattacttagtttctattttaaaatcagTCGATtaactcatttttataaaattaaattctttaatttttctgtaaaaaaaatggttaattattttaaatttttatattatttagtttatataattttaactatatatattatttaatactttcttatcaaaattaaaataaagaaagaaaacgcTATATAAAGGGAGACGGACAGAGATGGGCAATGATGAGATGAGAGTGGAAATGTGGGTCGCAAACTGCACATGTTGCCAACATACATCTCCTCTGGATTATTTTCCAACATGTCCTTCTCGTTCCCATCCATTCCACTGTTGCCAGTGCGTCCCCAGCTGTCCTTTTTGCCTCCAAAACAAACTTGCCTTCGGTTACTGTGTCCTTTCTTGTTCTTTTTGCCCACACCCGTCCACTGCACCAGACGGACCAACACCTGAAACAACTAAACCAGTCACCGAAATTTCCAATCCAGGAAGCGAAACATCTGAAACAAACAAACCAGGAAGTGAAACATCTGAAACAACCAAACCAGGCGATAAAACAACTGAAACAAGTAAACCGGGCGACGAGACACCTAAAACAACCAAACCGGGTGGCGGAACACCTGAAACAACTAAACCtagcagaggagggccaggcgAACCACATAGGAGCACAGAAGACACCATCCAATTCCCCATTTCGACAAATCCTTCCTGGAGTAATATCTCTggctctctctttttctctctaagTGCACAACATATTCCTGCTAAGAAGATAGAGTTGGTGAGGTTTCGGAATTTTTTTTGAGCTGAACACTATCCAACGTGATCAATGAGTATAATCAGTCAACTGTTTTTCAAGTTTGTAATCATTAGTTATTTGGACTGAGAtcacttttaaataattatctAATTATTACTTTTGAACACtcgtgaaaatatttttttatatttaaaataattaaatattttagttaataaaaaatattttttattaaaaaatttaaaatattaaaaaagtaactttttccttttaataacttattattctttttgaaacttttatatataaatttatattaataaattggcATTGCAATGAATAATGTGTCTGCTAAGTATTTCGCTGTCTTTAGTGACGACAGGTGTTGGATATTTCCTTGGTAATATATGGTAGTAATTatcaatgataataatatattatttttaataatataaaaaaatagattatattaaagttaaagtattttaattaaattaaaaaaaataaaaaaatattaaaaaattaaattcaactcaatcaaattgaatcagatcgattcaattcaatttaatttttaaccaaAATCAGATAAATtcagtttttataaatactaaaatttaattgttaatttattcagttaggttcgattttaaatcaaatcgactCAATACTCACTCCTAATAATTGTTAATaatatcttatttatttttaaaattttttgtactGAAATAACAAAATCTGGATATTTTGTGTAACAGTTGATTTGGATAAATTGATCAGGTAATCCAAAACTTTATGGTTGGGGATTCCAGCATTGCCTAGTGAATGTGGGAAGTAGCCTCGTCGTTTCCTCCATTATGGTCAATATTGGCCGAGGTGGCAATGTAAGCAGCCCATGTGCTCTCGCAATACTTCTGTCTTTTTATCGTTAGATTAAAGTTTCATTGATCTTTTTCTTTCATCATTTAAATTGAATGATTTTAATATGggatttaattattgaattaattaataatcctAATTTAATTGGATGTATGATCAGGTAGAGAAAGCAAAGGCAGTACAGGCTTCGTTGTTTGCAATGGGAATAAATACAATGCTGCAGATTTGGATTGGTACTCGGCTTTCTGTGTCTATGGAATCATCCCAAGCTTACACCATTCCTATCATTTCTATTGCTTTATCAACTTTCAGTAATTATAGTGACTCACTTGATTCCCATCAGGTTGgttgcttttttttctttttgaacaaaataataaattttatcaattaaattttatctttttatatttaattaaatatactctatcgttatttatataattaaaaatttataaaattatttcactattaaatatatttaaaaattattatttatattattattttttaatttttatcaataatttcataatagcaatataatttatctttatCAAAATATTAAGATCATTACTTACGCCTCTTGCATCAAAATGTTAAGATAAAACTATATTACCACATcattatcattaattaaaatattagaattttctattaaaaaattacaattaaatttcTATGCTTTATAAAAACTTATGAATTAATGTGGTATGATATTATTAGAGGTATGAGGAATTCATGAGACGTGTACAAGGAGCAAGTCTCATTTCGTCCATCTTCCAAATGGTGATTGGTTTCTCTGGTTTGGGAAAATATTTTGCTAGGTATACATCAATTACTAAATTTGGAATTTTCATTCTCCATAATTACAACCTTAACCAGATTTGATTTGTTTTCGAATGGCATGCAGACACCTTAGCCCACTGGCTTCTGTTCCTCTTGTAACTCTCACGGGACTCGGACTCTACGTCCGTGGATTTCCACTGGTAAAcgcataatatatttatttttaatattaattattataaaaatatttacaaatctACGTAAATCCATATTATAAATGTATGAATTTCACGTAGATTTCTCACGAATCCGGTATCGGACaatagttttttaattattattattatttactgtGATGATCTTCCATTGGTTGGGTTATTGCTTGTAGGTGGCCAAGAGTATTGAAATTGGACTCCCAGCTTTAGCTATTCTGGTTTTCTTGACTCAGGTGAGTAATGTGCTTCATCATTTCAGTTTCAAGTAGTAACTTCATTGGAAGGGTTTCCCTGGCATCTAAACTATTACAAGgatttagatatatttttttaaggtaAAGCAAAATTCCATTATGTCTTCAACCCTTATAAACCTTCATTGTTACACAGTCTTAGACACATGAAGCCAAGGTCATTTTCTCTCACAGATACTTCACATCTAATCCTTATCATCTTTGATTTGCTGGATTTCAAGAAATGAAGCAATGGAATTTGAATTATTGTGCAACTTCATActtattttgaatataaattgcATGTACAATTTAGCTAGAGAGCCTATAAACTTTAATGTAATTTTCAGAATATTTTTAGCTGATGATCTTGGTGTTCTATCTTGTTGATAATCAACGCTATTACAGTTTCTTCCCCGCATATGGAAAGCAAAAAAAGAGATGGTTGGACAAGTAGCAATCGTATTATCTGTTTCAATTGTATGGATTTATGCAGAGATTTTGACTGCGGCTGGTGCATATGATAATACAACTCAACAAACACAAACTTATAGCCGTACTGATAGTTCTGGCCTCATTGATGCTGCTCCTTGGTAAGCCTCATAGTCTGccaactaaaatttaaattcatctcCAATTTGATTCTATAAAACTATGAATTATATTGCAGGATAAAAATTCCACTTCCATTTCAATGGGGAACGCCCATTTTTGAAGCTGGTGATGCTCTTTCAATGATGGCTGCTTCTCTTGTAGCTGTTATTGAGGTTTGATTTATAAGTTTTTACCTTAGAATTCATTGCTTCTTTTCTACAAGGCTCCATGCTTCATGAAAGCTCTTCTCCTTCCCATGGACTCTCTCTTGATTTTAAGTTTCTGCAGTCTTCTGGTACATTTTtggcatcatcaaaactaaGCGGTGCTCCTCCTATACCTCCCAGTGCACTGACTCGTGGTATTGGCACTCAGGTAGGAAGTGATCGATGTTGCATCATATTCTCTTAACACCTTTAAGATTTTAAGAGCATGGCCAAAATTAGCTTAAATAATTTCGGAGTCATTTCCACTTATCCCAAAATgattaattgaaattatttagtaattttgagctagttattatatatatttatcaatCCTGCTACTTGATCTAGCTATGTGGGAACCATACAAACATACTCTAATTCTGCATCACTTGTTCTATCAACGTCCAGGGAATAGGAACCATGATAGATGCAGTATTTGGAACAGGAAATGGCTCTACTGCTTCAGTGTAAGACCTTTAAACTTTGGAATAATTTCTGTAATGTAACATACTTCACTTCTATGGGAGGCCTTATTTTTTTCACTTGAACAGGGAAGACGCTGGTCTATTGGGACTAACACAAGTAGGAAGTCGGAGGGTCGTTATAGTATCAGCAATCTTTCTGGTTTTCCTATCCATGTTAGGTGGAATAATAGTATTCCTCGTACTGCaagatttttatattatttttgttttgtcTTAATCAATTTACTTATGATTGTACTTCCATAGAGTTTTGGGTTGCTTTTGTTTTCCTCAAAAAAATATCATTTCTGCTCAAACAATGTAGCTAATAGGCTCTTACTATATAAGTTTGTTCACTGAGTGATGATTCTGATGGGTCATATGATCCATCTCCAACAGGAAAAGTTGGGGCCTTTTTCGCTTCAATACCATTGCCAATTGTGGGAGCTCTCCACACTCTCCTCTTCCCTTATGTGGGTATGTCTCCCCTTTCTCTGTTTATCAGTCAAACATATTGCTGATCATCAACTGAACATTGAATATTGCTAAAACTCAACACAATGAAAAGTCTAAGGATGTTTTGACAGTTATGAGATTACGTATTGCAGCTTCAACTGGTCTTGAATATCTGGAGTATTGCAACGTGAATAGCTTCAGATCAAAGCTCATTCTAGGTTTTTCTCTCTTCATGGGTCTCTCTGTTCCTCAATACTTCAAGGAATATGTTTTTCTTACTGGTCATGGTCCTGTTCACACTGGCTCCACCTGGGTACGTGAGTATGAAATGCAGCTAATTTCTCTTAATGGTGTAGACTTTTATAGCTCATTAAACAAATTCAGAttcataatatgatgatgatgaagctGTTGTAATTTCTTTGCTTCCAGTTCAATGACGTAATCCAAGTGATTTTCTCATCTCCACCAACAGTTGCTCTTATAGTTGCTTTCTTTCTGGATAGAACTCATACTCCTAGAGCCCGCTCCACCTGGAAAGACAGTGGCAGGCATTTGAAGGAGCAATCAGATGAGTCGGAAAAGACTCGAGAAATCTATGATTTAATTACTTCACTTGGTGATATGTGCTCTTAATTCTAACTGATATGTTTCGTCCACTGTACATGAAACAATATgtgctttctttttcttttttctttcatggTTACAATCGGCCTCGATTGAGACTCgaacttaaaataaaaactaatgacGAATCCATTTTCAACCATTGGTGCATAGAGTAACTAATTTGTATTATAGGGTTTAATATATGTAATATGTTTCCCATGCAAATgaagaaatttaataatttagagtgtaaaaaaaaatattaatgtccATATCATTTAACTTAATTTCCCGTTAAAATAAAGCCTTTTCTAGAAAaggtgtaaaaaaaaaattttaataaggtttagtctggtggaaagtgcatcctagTTGTTTTGAGAGGTCTAAGGTTCTACTCCCCcaaccccctatttcaaaaaaaaatataaaataattgagaaTATGCAAAATACTTCCCTTATAGGAAGAGATGACTTGAATaatagaaatagaaaaataaataaatatattgctttaagagttttaagtttttttaagaAGAGTTTGAGTTAGATATAGTACCAAGCTCGTAAATGCATTCTTTTTTGAGGCCTAACGAATAGAATTCTTCCTAGTCATATTATAGCAGTTCATATAATTAATAGGTTATATTAGAGCCAATAGTTCAATAAGAACGAGTATCAATATAGTGTCAACTATTCTAGTAGTGCCCTTATTAGGTggatttaaaatcaataaatatattgTCTAAAGAATTTGAGTTGCATGCGGTAACAAGATAATAAGTATGTTATTTCATAAGATCAATCAAGTAGGATTCTTTTTAGGCATCTTACGGTTCTCCAAATATCTAACAAGTGATATTAGAGCCGATGGTTCAGTAAAGTTGAGTATTAACATAGTATCAACTATTTCAGTGGTACCTCACAAGTGGATGGATGCTCAAGGAGACTCTTAAAAGATCCACTAGAGCAATAATGTACTCCTTTAAAGAAAAATGAGACATATGATGACTCTTATTAAGAAGGATTCTTTTCAGACAGACTGTGGACTCCTGAGCCTCTAACCAAAAGTTTAAAGACACTAAATGGTAGAATATTTAAAGTTATAAGGACTaaataatatatgtaaaatgtataaataaattcaaattagcTAACAATTTTTTTAACCGAGGGATTAAAGGATTGGATTTTACAAAAggtagagatattttaattgagtatttaaaataaagacGAATTAGTTAATTTCATAATAACTTAAGAACTTGATAATAATTTACCGAAGAATTAACGAGACAAAGACATCCAAAGGATATGATAGATAAGTCTCCagtataattttttctttcattcattataAACCActgaaattatttataaaaaggaATTGTCCTTTATTAAAACTCATAGCAGATGAAGCCctttaacctttttttttttttggagataAAAGGAAGAGATTACATTGGATGTGGAGAAAAGAACATGAAACTGATACAAGGGATTATCGGGAAAATTCAGGTCTTTAAGCACGATCGAGGCAATGAAATGTGCAGCATTATTTGCTTGTCTTTGAATAAAGGAGAAATCTGCTGATAGGAAATGATGTAAGGACAAGAAACCCGTAGCTACACCTTGAATGTCATGGATAATTCCTTAGATATTTGAGGGAGGAAGGTTGCCTTTGGTTGCTTGTGTCATAGATAGAGAGTCTCCTTCGATAATGATATTCTTGAATCCATGATTCCTTGCCAAGATCATAGCATCCCAACATGCTAAGGACTCCAAAGTTAAAGGATCTGAAATAGTAGGTACTCTTCTACAACTCCAACCCATGAGTCGACCCAAGTGATCTCGAGCTATTGCTACAATTGCACCCAAATTGCTTCTCTTTTGAACTccaatatcaaaattaattttaataacattAACTAGAAGGGGTGACTATTGTTGTCTATGCTCAACCGCTAGTTGCCTCATTGCTGGGGCTCTAAGTGAAGTTGAAGTGAACTCTTCCAGGTGGTTCATTGCTTGCCTAACCATGAATAGAAAGTTGCTAGTATTGAAATATATGAAGGTTCCTGCTTTATAACTGCCacagaagaaaaataaacattGAAGTTAGTTTCTTACCTGAATCATTTCGGTTGAGCTGTTCAGTAATTCTGGACCAATAATCTTTTATTGGATGATATAGAAGGAGGTTTGATTTTAATTGTAAGGGGGGACTGGAACCAAAAATGGGTAGCTCTCGAACAAAGAAAGATAGGTGCTGTTGAGTTTCAATCTCCCCTCAAAAATCACAATCTCGCAGCGTATGGCATATGCCTCTGTGAATAAAATCTTTTGTAGGAAGTCTTTCCCTCAAGAGTTGCCAGAGAaacaagttgagtttggttggGAGGTACATCTTCCAAACATGCTTCCAAAAAGTCTCCAAATTGCCTGTGGTGGATGGGCTTGGTCCTGCTTGAGTGGTTTAGTTACCATTCTTCAGAATTTGATGTGATATATGGTAACTGGATTTCACTATATAATAACCATGATGAGTATGGTATCATACCAATTTATCTTCCCCATGGAGAAGATTAATTGGAATATTGAGAATGTAGGGGATATTCTCCGTACAAAGTTATTGCACAACCTTCTGCTATTCCAAGCTAAAAGTTTTTCATCCATCAATTGTTGCACCCATACACATGAGGAGTCATGGTCCATTTTGGTTCTTGGAGGGAAAGGGAACAGGTGGGGAACCCAAGAGTCTTCTTTGCACCGAATTGCTTTGCCATCATTAACACTCCATCGGATACCCTCAGAAAGGATTTGTCTTCCCCAAATTATGGTTTTCCATCTTTAGGAAAGAACAATGAGGATTGGCTTTTAATACCCGTGCTAAAAGAGAATTAGGGTTTGAGATTAGTCACCATCCCTGCTTTACAAAAAGGGCATGTTGAAAGCATGAAGGTCTCAAAATTCTAAACCCCATCTTATTTTCGGGTCACAAAGGGATTACCAATATATTAGATGGAGTTTTTGCTCATTTGACTTTTGTTTTACCAGAATCGCATAGTAATGCTGGTTGATAATGGTGAGATCTGACGAGGTGTCTAGATGAGGAACCTAAGCAGAGGTCTGATTCGTTGGGTTGATCATTATTCTGTGATTGGTCCGTTAGATCCCTTTATGCTTGGCTTTAAGGAATGAGACCTGTAAGATGAAGAACACAGTCAGGGGACCACCGGAGAAGTTCCCAGTGAagaccctccgacgctcaagtcagatctAGGAACTTCATGGAGTTAAGGGAAGTAAAacaaagaagagaagagaagagaagagaatggTGGTTTTGGGTTTTCCCTGTGTGTCCACAAGAGAGAGATAGGTCCCTTTTAAGAGAATGAGAGATCTCTTAGAGAAGTTTCCAATGAAGACCCTCTGGCGCTTAAGTCAGATCTGGAAATTTCATGGAGTTAAGGGAAGTTGACGGGTGTagaatccgtcaatttaaaatttacttcccttttcttgatggataagaacttgtagatagggtaagtgagtatcgatcccacagagaccttaatcctgtttaatttaaatgactaatttgaaatagaagagtagtttaatacaaaaagtgagaagaataGAGTTTTTTGATGAAAGTGattttgccttgggcaagccaaaaaaataaacttaaaagaaaaataataaataatgcaattgaaattgaagaaataaataattaaaaaaaaatttcagttgaaagtaatcaaattgaggtattttgcagttaatcattggttagaaaaaaaatatttcatattattatctattgtttggttatagtggtcaaacacgcgaatcccaccaattctttcttatgaataaattaatccgcttcgcatttaaattaattcctagttaactaacaaccccaacacgcgtgtagatttaattagtcaactgcattaagcgagaagaacccaaacttgatcaataaaaatacgcgttttatttaaatcaaatctactaatttcttaatataaactaatatattaattgctacttgttattaacccaattaaacaattacgaatttaattagattaattagcaatatgttatcATCTCAAGAGATTCAATAGGCCCCTTGAATTcttaagaaaacaacaatggaggtggtgttcctcgaattcagaaattaatagaatagaaataaaatggagaaaattaaagtgcataacctcacaacttgaacaaacctcaaatGAATTTAACCttcaattgaaaataaattgtttagccactcatggccataataaaattataacaactaagcaaaagaagaaggaaaaaaaattggaGAAGAGAGTGGGGGTCAGCAAGAGAcgaaatgagagtgagaggtagaatatgattctccaggttgaatgctaggagtctttatataggcacaaaaagataaaatttaaaataaaatctattatccttatcttatctctatcctaatcttatctctatcctcatcttatctctattctaatatgatctttatcctcatctgattgagtttgattcaatttgactccacttgaaactgatcttatccttgcttaggtggcaaaatctatcttatctccccaTCGCCTCGAGTTACAGGTTTGGTCAAAGTTGTAGCCTCCCGgtataaaaaatcctttaattcagccttttttcTTCCGtttctcaacttctgctcacaaacctgtctaaaattaaattcaaattaaaattaaacatttatatcaaaattacagtaaaatcaaggaattaaatgagaaaaaaattgtgagttttgcaactcatcagattcccctacacttgcacctttgcttgtcctcaagcacaaAAATTGAAATGAAACAATAAAATACAGCCCTGTCCTCAAccaatctgaaatttaatttgtccaaagcaaagaaccaaattgtcatgcaataggatgatagcagaaatagcttaattcaccaaagttcacttcaataagttttatatttaaaacatatttcTCAAGTCATAAAGTTGgtcctcaattcaatttcaagcacAAAAATATTAGAATGTCATATAATATTAGACTGTTCTTTTGAAAGAATAGAATCTTAGAACTCTTGACtagaccaataaaatttaaagatttgagggtttattatttattatttacacttCCTACTATATCTTGCCTGAAACCGATAAAGTGAACGTGAAACAAATGGTTACTGAGCCACTCGCCCTAGGTTATTCAGCtcaggtggctactagctccagTCATAATTACCCAATAAAAAGGTATGGGCGAGTTTTTTAAACGGCCTAAAGGGGTGATACTCTTCCAAACACTGATTTCTCCATATGGAATCACCTTAAGGGGACACCAAGTACCACATTACTTGAACCATCGGGTTGGTAACCAATTGATCAAGCAACTGGAGGAGTGGGTCATAAGAGTGCATTTAtttctgatttttatttttatttttttttcttatttttctttgatgacaccccttaatttccacataaacatatagtctagaaaatatcatttaattcattgggcagcaactcatttaaaagaacatgcatttattacccaactatttaaataaggaccatacttcatgagctttcaaaacaagccttaaaaataaaattaacaaaataaacaatgataaatttattctatttaagccAGCATACAAATGGCATAATAACTTGTATTCTACGATAAAGGACATCAATTTCTTATGGCAAGTAAGGAgctgtaaaaaattttattttttattttttatttttttgaattaattaattaatttatttatttattttaacaaaatGATGTCAATActagaaatcataaaaattaaatatgagaaaCAATTTAAAGTGCAAGTGCTGAGAAACTACTGAGAATCATAAAAATAGATCTAAGTGTTTATAGGCTTGGGTAAGCCTCTAACTTAAACAccaaaaactcaaagaaaaatggcaggaaaaaaaataaaaatttccaaaaatttcagaatgctcatcaatcatcaatcaatctcatcaatcacaaaaaaaaacaCTTCAATTTACATACCACATCTCCCCCCACACTTACTcctcacattgtcctcaatgtggaaaaaaaattcaatcaaacgGAAAAAgtccacaaaataaaataaaaataagtcaaAGAGAACTTCCCTGAGAAGTAAGTCGCATAGAACTCAGGCGGCTGGTGGTTGGGTTTGCATTTTTCGGTTTTGGAGTTGCTTCAGGATCTCAGGTTTCACCTCCTCATCATCATAACTCATATCATCTGCAAACGCTGACGTGTGGTTGCATCCGGCGAGGAAGTGGATGGCGACGGAGGCAGCGGTGTCAGCGTCGAGGAGGTGGCCACCGGTGAGGCTAGACTTGTGATT
This window harbors:
- the LOC110618854 gene encoding nucleobase-ascorbate transporter 4; the protein is MGNDEMRVEMWVANCTCCQHTSPLDYFPTCPSRSHPFHCCQCVPSCPFCLQNKLAFGYCVLSCSFCPHPSTAPDGPTPETTKPVTEISNPGSETSETNKPGSETSETTKPGDKTTETSKPGDETPKTTKPGGGTPETTKPSRGGPGEPHRSTEDTIQFPISTNPSWSNPKLYGWGFQHCLVNVGSSLVVSSIMVNIGRGGNVEKAKAVQASLFAMGINTMLQIWIGTRLSVSMESSQAYTIPIISIALSTFSNYSDSLDSHQRYEEFMRRVQGASLISSIFQMVIGFSGLGKYFARHLSPLASVPLVTLTGLGLYVRGFPLVAKSIEIGLPALAILVFLTQFLPRIWKAKKEMVGQVAIVLSVSIVWIYAEILTAAGAYDNTTQQTQTYSRTDSSGLIDAAPWIKIPLPFQWGTPIFEAGDALSMMAASLVAVIESSGTFLASSKLSGAPPIPPSALTRGIGTQGIGTMIDAVFGTGNGSTASVEDAGLLGLTQVGSRRVVIVSAIFLVFLSMLGKVGAFFASIPLPIVGALHTLLFPYVASTGLEYLEYCNVNSFRSKLILGFSLFMGLSVPQYFKEYVFLTGHGPVHTGSTWFNDVIQVIFSSPPTVALIVAFFLDRTHTPRARSTWKDSGRHLKEQSDESEKTREIYDLITSLGDMCS